In a single window of the Campylobacter fetus subsp. testudinum 03-427 genome:
- the hypA gene encoding hydrogenase nickel insertion protein HypA (Pfam match to PF01155.15 HypA), giving the protein MHELAIVQDLFKLCETNAMKNNAQKIMKVEIQVGRLSGVEPHYLESAFDAFKVNTICSSAKLIINTQDVVVRCLDCSFESILLDNNFVCSKCGSSNLEVISGEDMYLMRLEME; this is encoded by the coding sequence ATGCATGAGTTAGCTATAGTTCAAGATTTATTTAAGCTTTGTGAGACAAATGCTATGAAAAATAATGCGCAAAAAATTATGAAAGTAGAGATCCAAGTAGGTAGATTAAGCGGTGTTGAACCGCACTATTTAGAAAGCGCATTTGATGCTTTTAAAGTTAATACGATTTGCAGCTCAGCAAAGCTTATTATAAATACGCAAGATGTTGTAGTAAGATGTTTGGACTGTAGTTTTGAGAGTATTTTGCTGGATAATAATTTTGTATGTTCAAAATGCGGCTCAAGCAATCTTGAAGTTATATCTGGAGAAGATATGTATCTTATGCGTCTTGAAATGGAGTAG